Proteins encoded together in one Micromonospora auratinigra window:
- a CDS encoding HAD-IIIA family hydrolase: MRRDHERDQCRSARVDPGADRLPSGLYDAVLLDRDGTLIEDVPYNGDPEKVRPVPGAREALDELRAAGLRLAVVTNQSGLARGLFTADDLRRVNARVEELLGPFDAWQVCPHGEPDGCACRKPAPGMLHAAARALDTTPARCVMVGDIGADMAAAAAAGAAGVLVPTPTTRSAEVAAAPTVAVDLPDAVAQILRRMRLVAAPRPARRRGTVLVVRSDAAGDVLVTGPGIRAVAANARRVVLLCGPRGRAAAELLPGVDETIEWPLPWIDAPAPPVDPAGLRDLVDRLTAVRADEAVIFTSFHQSPLPLALLLRLAGVPRISAISDDYPGSLLDVRHRVPVGVPEPERALSLAAAAGFALPTDDEPRLRLRADRLPPPPVELGAPGYVVLHPGSSVQTRACPPELATRIVRVLAAAGHRVVVTGGPDERELTARVAAAGGLDLGGRTGLAELAAVIARAGALVVGNTGPAHLAAALDVPVVSLFAPTVPFGQWGPYRVPTVRLGDAGAACRDTRATRCPVPGHPCLTDVEPGRVREALRLLGVRADTPEPVRVAR, from the coding sequence GTGCGACGGGACCACGAGCGGGATCAGTGCAGGTCAGCCCGGGTTGACCCGGGTGCTGACCGGCTCCCGTCCGGGCTGTACGACGCGGTCCTGCTCGACCGGGACGGCACGCTCATCGAGGACGTGCCCTACAACGGCGACCCGGAGAAGGTACGCCCGGTGCCGGGCGCCCGGGAGGCGCTGGACGAGCTGCGTGCCGCCGGGCTGCGGCTGGCCGTGGTGACCAACCAGTCCGGCCTGGCCCGGGGCCTGTTCACCGCCGACGACCTGCGCCGGGTCAACGCCCGGGTGGAGGAACTGCTCGGACCCTTCGACGCCTGGCAGGTCTGCCCGCACGGGGAACCGGACGGCTGCGCCTGCCGCAAGCCCGCCCCGGGCATGCTGCACGCCGCCGCCCGCGCGCTCGACACCACCCCGGCCCGCTGCGTGATGGTCGGGGACATCGGCGCCGACATGGCCGCCGCCGCGGCGGCCGGCGCCGCCGGTGTGCTGGTCCCGACCCCGACCACCCGGTCGGCGGAGGTGGCCGCCGCGCCGACCGTCGCGGTCGACCTGCCCGACGCGGTGGCGCAGATCCTGCGCCGGATGCGCCTGGTCGCCGCGCCCCGACCGGCGCGGCGGCGGGGCACCGTGCTGGTGGTACGCAGCGACGCGGCCGGTGACGTGCTGGTCACCGGCCCCGGCATCCGGGCGGTCGCCGCGAACGCCCGACGCGTGGTGCTGCTCTGCGGGCCGCGCGGCCGGGCCGCCGCCGAGCTGCTGCCCGGCGTCGACGAGACCATCGAATGGCCGCTGCCCTGGATCGACGCCCCGGCCCCACCGGTCGACCCGGCCGGCCTGCGCGACCTCGTCGACCGGCTGACCGCCGTCCGCGCCGACGAAGCCGTCATCTTCACCTCGTTCCACCAGTCACCACTGCCCCTGGCCCTGCTGCTGCGGCTGGCCGGGGTGCCCCGGATCAGCGCGATCAGCGACGACTACCCCGGCTCCCTGCTCGACGTCCGCCACCGCGTCCCCGTCGGCGTACCCGAACCCGAACGCGCCCTCTCCCTCGCCGCCGCCGCCGGCTTCGCCCTGCCCACCGACGACGAACCCCGGCTGCGGCTGCGCGCCGACCGGCTGCCGCCGCCCCCGGTCGAGCTCGGCGCGCCCGGCTACGTGGTGCTGCACCCGGGCTCCTCGGTGCAGACCCGGGCCTGCCCACCCGAACTGGCCACCCGGATCGTCCGGGTGCTCGCCGCCGCCGGGCACCGGGTGGTGGTCACCGGCGGGCCGGACGAACGGGAGCTGACCGCCCGGGTCGCCGCGGCCGGCGGGCTCGACCTGGGCGGTCGGACCGGGCTCGCCGAACTGGCGGCGGTGATCGCCCGGGCCGGGGCGCTGGTGGTCGGCAACACCGGCCCCGCCCACCTGGCCGCCGCGCTGGACGTGCCGGTGGTGAGCCTCTTCGCCCCCACGGTCCCGTTCGGACAGTGGGGGCCGTACCGGGTGCCGACCGTACGGCTCGGCGACGCCGGGGCCGCCTGCCGGGACACCCGGGCCACCCGCTGCCCGGTGCCCGGCCACCCCTGCCTCACCGACGTCGAGCCGGGGCGGGTACGCGAGGCGCTGCGACTGCTCGGGGTGCGCGCCGACACGCCGGAACCGGTCCGGGTGGCCCGATGA
- a CDS encoding glycosyltransferase produces the protein MNILLWHVHGSWTTSFVHGKHTYLIPTTPDRGPYGLGRARTYPWPESAVEVTPAELRRADVDVVLLQRPEEFDLACEWLGRRVGRDLPAIYVEHNTPKGDVPNTRHPMADRDDLLLTHVTHFNELFWDNGGARTAVVEHGVLAPAVEWTGELDRLAVVINEPVRRWRVTGTDLLARFAEIAPLDVYGMKVAGLADHLGLPAERLTSHDDVPQHAMHTELARRRAYLHLCRWTSLGLSLIEAMTMGMPVVALATTEAVEAVPPTAGALSTRVDVLLDAARALVDDPTAARRAGAQARAAARNRYGLERFLADWDRLLEEEVCASR, from the coding sequence ATGAACATCCTCCTCTGGCACGTGCACGGCTCGTGGACGACGTCGTTCGTGCACGGCAAGCACACCTACCTGATCCCGACCACCCCGGACCGGGGCCCGTACGGGCTGGGCCGGGCCCGGACCTATCCCTGGCCGGAGAGCGCCGTCGAGGTGACCCCGGCGGAGCTGCGCCGCGCCGACGTGGACGTGGTGCTGCTCCAGCGGCCCGAGGAGTTCGACCTGGCCTGCGAGTGGCTGGGCCGCCGGGTGGGCCGCGACCTGCCGGCGATCTACGTGGAGCACAACACGCCGAAGGGCGACGTGCCGAACACCCGGCACCCGATGGCCGACCGCGACGACCTGCTGCTCACCCACGTCACGCACTTCAACGAGCTGTTCTGGGACAACGGCGGCGCCCGCACCGCCGTGGTCGAGCACGGCGTGCTCGCCCCGGCCGTCGAGTGGACCGGCGAACTGGACCGCCTCGCCGTGGTGATCAACGAGCCGGTCCGCCGTTGGCGGGTCACCGGCACCGACCTGCTGGCCCGCTTCGCCGAGATCGCCCCGCTGGACGTCTACGGCATGAAGGTGGCCGGGCTCGCCGACCACCTGGGGCTGCCCGCCGAGCGGCTGACCAGCCACGACGACGTACCGCAGCACGCCATGCACACCGAGCTGGCGCGGCGGCGGGCGTACCTGCACCTGTGCCGGTGGACCTCGCTCGGGCTGAGCCTGATCGAGGCGATGACCATGGGCATGCCGGTGGTGGCGCTGGCCACCACCGAGGCCGTGGAGGCGGTGCCGCCGACCGCAGGCGCCCTCTCCACCCGGGTCGACGTGCTGCTGGACGCCGCCCGGGCGCTCGTCGACGACCCGACCGCCGCGCGCCGGGCCGGCGCGCAGGCGCGGGCCGCCGCACGGAACCGCTACGGCCTGGAGCGTTTCCTCGCCGACTGGGACCGGCTGCTGGAGGAGGAAGTATGCGCATCGCGATGA
- a CDS encoding glycosyltransferase: protein MRIAMISEHASPLAVLGGEDAGGQNTHVAELSAALVAAGHDVRVYTRRDAVDLPVTVRAADGYEVVHVPAGPAEPVAKDDLLPYMPAFGDWLADRWRGGDWQPEVVHAHFWMSGLAALAAGRRTGAAVVQTYHALGTVKRRHQGAQDTSPPGRVGHERDLGRAVDRVVAQCQDEVAELVRMGVPRSRMTVVPSGVNLSTFAPLGPVAERDGDRPRILTVGRLVERKGFQDVIRATALVPEAECVVVGGPPAGLLETDPYALRLRALAESLGIADRVRLIGAVPREEMGRWYRSADVLVAAPWYEPFGLTPLEAMACGVPVIGTAVGGLIDTVLAGRTGDLVPARDPAALGAAVRRLLGDRIRRFAYATAALERARTRYSWSSAAERLAELYGEVATVRRPSRVVA from the coding sequence ATGCGCATCGCGATGATCTCGGAGCACGCCAGTCCGCTCGCCGTCCTCGGTGGAGAGGACGCCGGTGGCCAGAACACGCATGTCGCCGAGCTCTCCGCCGCGCTCGTCGCCGCCGGCCACGACGTCCGCGTCTACACCCGCCGCGACGCCGTGGACCTGCCGGTGACCGTCCGGGCCGCCGACGGGTACGAGGTGGTGCACGTGCCCGCCGGGCCGGCCGAGCCGGTCGCCAAGGACGACCTGCTGCCGTACATGCCGGCGTTCGGTGACTGGCTGGCCGACCGGTGGCGCGGCGGCGACTGGCAGCCCGAGGTCGTGCACGCGCACTTCTGGATGAGCGGTCTCGCGGCGCTGGCCGCCGGCCGGCGCACCGGGGCGGCGGTGGTGCAGACGTACCACGCGCTCGGCACGGTGAAGCGACGGCACCAGGGCGCGCAGGACACCAGCCCGCCCGGGCGGGTCGGGCACGAGCGGGACCTGGGCCGGGCGGTCGACCGGGTGGTCGCCCAGTGCCAGGACGAGGTCGCCGAGCTGGTCCGGATGGGGGTGCCCCGGTCCCGGATGACCGTGGTCCCGTCCGGGGTGAACCTGTCCACCTTCGCGCCGCTCGGCCCGGTCGCCGAGCGCGACGGGGACCGGCCGCGCATCCTGACCGTCGGTCGGCTGGTCGAGCGCAAGGGCTTCCAGGACGTCATCCGGGCCACCGCGCTGGTTCCCGAGGCCGAGTGCGTGGTGGTGGGCGGGCCACCGGCCGGGCTGCTGGAGACCGACCCGTACGCGCTGCGGCTGCGGGCGCTGGCCGAGTCGTTGGGGATCGCCGACCGGGTCAGGCTGATCGGCGCGGTGCCCCGCGAGGAGATGGGCCGCTGGTACCGCTCGGCGGACGTGCTGGTCGCCGCCCCCTGGTACGAGCCGTTCGGGCTCACCCCGCTGGAGGCGATGGCGTGCGGGGTGCCGGTGATCGGCACCGCCGTCGGCGGACTGATCGACACGGTGCTGGCCGGCCGCACCGGTGACCTGGTGCCCGCCCGCGATCCGGCGGCGCTCGGCGCGGCCGTCCGCCGGCTGCTCGGCGACCGGATCCGCCGGTTCGCGTACGCCACGGCCGCCCTGGAGCGGGCCCGCACCCGCTACTCCTGGTCGAGCGCCGCCGAACGGCTCGCGGAGCTGTACGGCGAGGTCGCCACCGTGCGCCGGCCGAGCCGGGTGGTCGCCTGA
- a CDS encoding D-sedoheptulose-7-phosphate isomerase produces the protein MAAPGPAVGGTVLEDHLTQLAAALLPLRQAEQQLAGWGAELAHRLAGGGRLLVAGNGGSAAEAQHLTAELVGKLRDDRQPLSAIALHAETSAMTAIGNDYGYDEVFARQVRAHGRPDDILLLMSTSGTSSNLLTAAEAGRDTGLRCWAFTGPAPNPLAGLCHETLAIDSPESQVVQELHLVATHVLCEYVDRALPAALAAGPAPVRAGVEVVLGDTPAVPPR, from the coding sequence ATGGCGGCCCCGGGACCCGCCGTCGGCGGCACCGTGCTGGAGGACCATCTCACCCAGTTGGCCGCGGCGCTGCTGCCGTTGCGGCAGGCCGAGCAGCAGCTCGCCGGCTGGGGGGCCGAGTTGGCGCACCGGCTGGCCGGCGGCGGGCGGCTGCTGGTGGCCGGCAACGGTGGCTCCGCCGCCGAGGCCCAGCACCTCACCGCCGAACTCGTCGGCAAACTGCGCGACGACCGGCAGCCGTTGTCGGCGATCGCGCTGCACGCCGAGACCTCCGCGATGACCGCCATCGGCAACGACTACGGCTACGACGAGGTCTTCGCCCGCCAGGTCCGCGCCCACGGCCGACCCGACGACATCCTGCTGCTGATGTCCACCAGCGGCACCAGCAGCAACCTGCTCACCGCCGCCGAGGCCGGCCGCGACACCGGCCTGCGCTGCTGGGCCTTCACCGGTCCCGCCCCGAACCCGCTCGCCGGGCTCTGCCACGAGACGCTCGCCATCGACTCTCCGGAGAGCCAGGTGGTGCAGGAGCTGCACCTGGTCGCCACGCACGTGCTCTGCGAGTACGTCGACCGGGCGCTGCCCGCGGCGCTGGCAGCCGGGCCGGCACCGGTGCGCGCCGGGGTCGAGGTGGTGCTCGGCGACACCCCGGCGGTGCCGCCCCGATGA